Genomic window (Sediminispirochaeta smaragdinae DSM 11293):
GACGGCACAGGCTTTTCCGATAAAGGTGAAGGTGATGGCATGGGATTGAAGATTATGCGATATCGTGCCGAGAAGGCTCAGGTGCATCTGCTGATCAGGAATATGGAACCTGGGACAACTATTTCCTGTCTGATACCACAAGGATAATAAAAAGATATGAGAAACAGCGTCAGATTCTTGGTTGTTGATGATCATCCTGTTTTCCGACAGGGGCTTGTTGTCCTTCTTTCCAGTAATCCCCGTTATGAAATTTGTGGTCAGGCCGGGACAATTGAAGAGGCTCTCGATATCTGTCGGGACAAGCTCCCTGATATTGCCCTTGTCGACATATCCCTTTCCCATCAGAATGGACTCGATTTGATTCATCGCTTTAAGTCTTTAGATCCCGATATGCCGATTCTCATTATTTCTATGCATGATGAATTGGTGTATGCCGAACGGGCCTTAAAATCGGGTGCAAGCGGTTATGTCATGAAGCAGGAGGCCGCGGCCGTGATGCTCGACGCCGTGAAAACGGTTCTTGCGGGGAAGATTTATGTGTCGCCGGTCATGAACGAACGGCTGCTTGCAACTGTTTTTGGCCAGAGAGAAGAGCGGGACGACCTAGTCAATCTGTTGAGCGATCGGGAATTCGAGGTTCTGGAATATATCGGCCAAGGCTATGGGGCTAGTGAGATATCACGAATTCTCAATCTTTCGGTGAAGACGGTAAACACCTATAGAGACCATATCAAAGAAAAGATGAATTTCGACACCGCAGCGGCGATACGCAGATATGCTGTAAAATGGTGGCAGAGTCGCAGGCCTTGATCATGGAAAAGCTTTGCGCCCTCACCTTTGATGACGGCCCCGATACCGAAAAGAGTTCGAAGGTTCTTGATCGTCTCGAAACCTATGGTATTCCTGCCTCTTTTTTTGTCGTCGGCAACCTTATTAGCGACGAAAGCCGTCCTGTTCTGCAGCGTGCCCGCTCTCTTTCGTGTGAGATCGAAAATCACGGCTGGAGTTACGATCCCATGGATACAATGAATGCCGAAGAGATCGTACATTCGGTTTCCGCATGTTCGAATGCAATCAGGAAGGCCATCGGTGAGGAGCCCTGTTTTTTCCGTCCCCCAAATCTCGCTCTTTCTGCTGCCATGTTTGAAGTCGTGCCCTATCCCATGATCGGCGGAATTGCAGCTATGGACTGGCAAGGATGTCATACCACGGCCCGGCAGCGGGCGGACAAGATCCTTTCTCAGATCTGCGACGGTGCCATCCTTCTTTTACACGATGTCCAGCCCGACCCGCATCCGACCCCCCAGGCCCTTGATCTGCTGCTTCCCGCGTTAGGTCATCTCGATTACCGTTGTGTGAGTCTTCGAACCCTTTTTTCCCTTAGGGGAGGGCTTCCCCCCCCGGGAGAGAGGACGCTGTGGAAGATAGTTCCTCCGCTCTGCTGATCTTGTAAGCTGGTCTATCTTTGAGACGCGTAGGCGTGAAGGGCGGGGGGCTTACGCATTCCTGATCACCCTGTCGCAGACCCGTTCGGCCTCTTGCGCAACCGTTTCCTCCTCGATACCGGTGAGCCTTCCCTCGGCATAGACAACCCTGCCATGTACCATGGTGAGCCAGACCGGACCGGTGACAGCGACCCTGGCAAGAAGGTTTGCCGGATCGTGGAGAGCCCCCGCAAGTTCGAGGCTCCGGGCATCGACAAGAAACAAATCCGCCCCCTTTCCCTCTTCGATGCTTCCGATATCCTCTCTTCCCATCATGGCGGCACCTTCGACAGTGGCGATTTTCAGCATCTCGTATGCACTTACCGCGCCGCCCCGCTGCTTACTGTGGTAGCTCTGCATCAAATAGGCCATGCGCAGGGAATCAAGCAGGTTCGATCCGTCGTTTGTTGCCGAACCATCGCAGCCGAGACTCACTCTCATTCCCGCTTTCTGCATCGCCTTCATATCGATGATGGGAAAACCTCCCAGGGTGGCAGGAGCAGGGCAGTGGGACAGGCCCGTTCCGCTTTCCGCCATTACCCTATACTCCGCAGGCGTAAGCTCCCAGCCGTGGGCGAACCAGACGTCGGGTCCGAGAAAGCCGAGCTCCCGGCACCAGGCAAGGCTCCTTGTTCCCCATCGGTCGACCATCATCTCGTTTTCCCCCTCACCCAGATGGGTATGGAGAAAGACCCCTTTGTCCCGGGCAAGGCGCAGGGATTCGGTAAAGGTCTCCTTGCTGCAATTGATCGGCTGGCAGGGAGCGACGACGATTTGTCGCATGCTATAGGGGTTCGGATCGTGATAGATATCGATGAGCCGCTGGCAATCCTCAAGAAATTCATCGGTGGTTTCGATCATCTCTTCCGGAACATTGCTTCCCTGATTTTGAGGCAGGGTGTTGGCGCCCCGTCCTGCATGGAAACGGATACCGATCTGGGCGGCGGCCTCCATTTGCCGGTCTATCAGATTTTTTCCTGCCGATCGCGGAAAACAGTACTGGTGATCGAAGGCCGTGGTACAGCCGTGTTTTACCAGATCGGCCATGGCCGTAAGGGATGAGTAGTAGATGACATCGGCATCGACACGCTTGAAGGTCTGATAGATCTTTCCGATCCAGTCGGGAACGGTCATGTTGGGATAATCGATGGAGGTGAGGTTTCTCACAAAGGTCTGGAAGAAGTGATGGTGGGTGTTGATCAGTCCCGGGTAGAGAAATTTCCCCTTTGCCTCAATACACTGTGCGCCTTCTGCCTCCGGGGATTTCTCCAGATCCTTTCCAATACGGAGGATGCGACCTCCCTCTATCAGGATATCGCTGTCACGGTATATGGTATCCTTCTTATCGCAGCTTACGATTGCCAGGGCGTCTTTGATGAGCGTTTTCTTTTTCACGAAGCTTTCCTCCGATACATCCTTGAATTTGCGGCAGGCAGACAAAGGGGGGAGGAGCCGTATGTGAGGCTATGCCAAAAGGGGGAAAGCTGTCAAGGTGCCGCCAAAACTGTTCGGTTTTTCCGCTACAATATCACAAAATGTATATTTTCCCATTAAAAAATGGAATGAAATTGCTGTATTGCCCATGCTATTTTTATTCAAGCGGCAGAAAGGAGGATGAGATGGGGAGAGGGGTGCGTCAGAACAGCATATGGGAGCATCTGTTTTTTCTCGGTCCGGCGACGATTCTGTTTTTTGTTATTGTTTTTGTTCCCTTTGTGACGGGCTTTATTCATTCATTTAGTGATTGGAACGGTATAACAAAAGAACTATCGTTTATCGGCCTTGAAAATTATAAGAATATCTTTACACGGCAGTCTGATTTTCTGCGTACCTTTTGGTTTACCTTACGTTTTGCCGTTGTGCAGGTTTTCCTGGTCATGGTTATCGGTGTGGCACTTGCCGTGGTTTTGGTCAGGCCCCTTAAATTTCGTGATGCACTGAGGGCCTCTTTTTATCTTCCCCAAACGATCGGGGGCCTGGTCCTCGGTTTTATCTGGCAGTTCATCTTCATCAACGGTTTCCCCGCTTTCGGGACCCTTTTTCATCTTGATTTTATGCAGCTTCCCTGGCTCGGGACCGAAGAGACCGCCTTTACCGCCTTGATCATTGTCAGTACCTGGCAAAATGTGGGGTATGTCATGGTCATCATGACCGCCGCTCTCATGGGAATTTCTCGGGATGTTCTGGAATCAGCCGAGATCGACGGTGCCGGTACCTTTCGTACCCTTTTCAGAATCAAACTTCCCATCTGCATGCCTTTCATCACGGTGGCGCTGTTCTGGAGTACCGCAAATGTTTTCAAGATGTTCGAGCTCAATCTATCACTGACAAAGGGAGGGCCCTATGGTTCAACGGTATCCATGGCCCTGGGGATCTACAACGATGCCTTCGTCAAGAATCGCTACGGCCTGGCGTCCGCCGAATCTGTCATATTTTTCCTCATCATATTGATCATTACCTCGATTCAGTTGCTTGTGACTAGAAAGAAAGAGGAGGCCTACGCATGAACGGCATGAACGGGAGGCAGACCATCTCGTCGATGATCCTCTATGTGATTATGTTTATAGCGGCCTTTCTTTTTCTTTTCCCGCTACTGTTCGTCTTTCTCAACTCTTTAAAACCATTGCAGGAGATCATTTCTCATCCCCTTTCTCTGCCAACGAAACTTGTATGGAGCAATTATACGAACGCCTGGAAGATCGTGAATTTCCCTCTTCTGTTCAAGAATACCTTTATCGTCACCCTCTTTTCCCTTTTGGGAATCATCCTTTTTGCCACGATGGTGGCCTGGTGGCATGTCAGGCATCCTTCTCGCTATTCGAAGATTTTGACGACGGCCATCATCATGTCGATCCTGATTCCCTTTGCATCCATCATGATTCCCCTTGTGCAGGTCCTCGGTCGTATCGGCATAAACAATACCCTCTTCGGGGCTGTGCTTACCTATTGGGGGATCGGACTGGCCTTTGCCTATTTTCTGATGAGGGGAGCTGTCATGGCTCTTCCCGCTGAACTTGAAGAGGCTGCAAAGATCGACGGATATGGGACCATCCCTATCTTCTTTACCATCGTTCTGCCGCTTTTGGCTCCCACAATGATGAGTGTCCTTGTGATGGACGGGTTCTGGATCTGGAATGACGTCATGGTGCCCCTGATCGTTATCAATAACCATGCCCTGAGTACGATCCAGCTTGGTATCAATAGATTATTCGGCATGTATAACAGTAGATGGGAGGTCGCATTGCCCGCTTTGGTCTTGAGTATGATTCCCATCCTGGTGGTTTTCATTGCCGCTCAGAAAAAGATTATGGCGGGAATCCTCTCTGGTGCGGTGAAAGGATAGTGTTGGAAATGCTATTTCAAAGGAGGAATATATGAAAATAGCTAAGGGTCTATGCCTAGTATGCTTTGCAGCGGTGTTGCTTTCGCCGCTCATGGCCGGAGGTCAGGCCGATTCGTCGCAGGCCTCGGGTGGCAAAACGACGATCTTTCTCTCTCAGAGCAAAATCGAGATTGATCAGGCCCTTCGTGATGTAACTACACGCTATAGCGAGTTGCATCCGAATGTGGAATTTGTCATCGAGTCTTTGAGTGACAATTATACGACCAGCCTTCGTACCAAATTCGCCGGAGGCCAGGCCCCTGATATCTTTATGATATTGGGTGGTTCGGAACTCGATCTCTGGCAGTCCCGTCTTGAGGACCTCAGCGATCAGCCTTGGGTTTCCGATATGGTACCGCTGGCAAAAGAGGGCATAAGCGCCGCCGACGGTACGGTGTACGGCTTTCCCGTATCGGTAGAGGGCTACGGCTATGTCTACAACAAGCGGCTCTTTGCCGAGGCGGGCATCACCTCGGTCCCGAAGACCTTCACCGAATTACAGCGTGCCGTTGAAAAACTGAAGCAGGCGGGAATACAGCCCCTTGCAGGTACCTACATGGATTGGTATCAGGCGGGAATGTTTCTGGTAAATATGGGAATTGCCAGGCAGCCCGATCCCCTTGCCTTCATACAGGGCTTAAACGATGGAAGCGAAACCTTTGTCGGAAACGAAATCTTCGAGGAGGTTGCCAATTTCATCCTCTACGATTTCTCTCAGTGCGAATCTCCCCTGAACACCGGCTTTAATCAGCAGACAGCCCTCCTGTTCAGTGAGTCTATTGCCATGACCCTTGGAGGAAACTGGCTTCAGCCCTCCATCGATAGTGCCAACCCCGATATGCAGGTTGGTTTGATACCGATGCCGATCAACGATGATGTTGCAAGCAACGACAAGCTCTATGCCGGAGTTACGGGATACTGGGTCATTAATAAAGAATCTCCGGCGAAAGAAGAGGCCAAAGCCTTCCTTACCTGGCTTGCAACGAGCGAAGAGGGACGGAAAGCGATGACGGACCAGCTCCTTTTTATCCCGGCCTTCACCAGCTTCGAAGCAAATCCCGACAAGGTAGGGGCCTTGAGTTCGGATCTCTCCCGCTATGCAAGCCAGGGGAAGGTCTATGGCATCTACAATTCCATGTACCCGGCAGGCGGGGCGGAATACTTCGGAAATGCGGTTCAGAAGCTTGTGGCGGGAAAACTCGATGTCCCCGGCTTTCTCGAAGAGCTGCAAACACGCTGGGATCAGTTAAAGAGATAGGATAAAGGGATAGGAACAGAGGAATGACGGGAACAAGAGCAATCGAAACGATTCTTGGGCAGATGAGCCTTGATGAAAAACTTCGCTTATGCACCGGTGACGGGCTATGGCATACGGCAGCGTTCCCCAGCCTTGGGGTTCCCGCTGTGCTGATGAGCGACGGGACCAGCGGAGTACGGCTGCAAAAGGAGTCTAAAGGGCCTGATGATACCGATTTTGCCTATAATGCGATCAACAGCAGCTTTGACAGCGATGAGGCTCTGACCTGTACCTATG
Coding sequences:
- a CDS encoding polysaccharide deacetylase family protein, whose amino-acid sequence is MEKLCALTFDDGPDTEKSSKVLDRLETYGIPASFFVVGNLISDESRPVLQRARSLSCEIENHGWSYDPMDTMNAEEIVHSVSACSNAIRKAIGEEPCFFRPPNLALSAAMFEVVPYPMIGGIAAMDWQGCHTTARQRADKILSQICDGAILLLHDVQPDPHPTPQALDLLLPALGHLDYRCVSLRTLFSLRGGLPPPGERTLWKIVPPLC
- a CDS encoding amidohydrolase family protein: MKKKTLIKDALAIVSCDKKDTIYRDSDILIEGGRILRIGKDLEKSPEAEGAQCIEAKGKFLYPGLINTHHHFFQTFVRNLTSIDYPNMTVPDWIGKIYQTFKRVDADVIYYSSLTAMADLVKHGCTTAFDHQYCFPRSAGKNLIDRQMEAAAQIGIRFHAGRGANTLPQNQGSNVPEEMIETTDEFLEDCQRLIDIYHDPNPYSMRQIVVAPCQPINCSKETFTESLRLARDKGVFLHTHLGEGENEMMVDRWGTRSLAWCRELGFLGPDVWFAHGWELTPAEYRVMAESGTGLSHCPAPATLGGFPIIDMKAMQKAGMRVSLGCDGSATNDGSNLLDSLRMAYLMQSYHSKQRGGAVSAYEMLKIATVEGAAMMGREDIGSIEEGKGADLFLVDARSLELAGALHDPANLLARVAVTGPVWLTMVHGRVVYAEGRLTGIEEETVAQEAERVCDRVIRNA
- a CDS encoding carbohydrate ABC transporter permease; its protein translation is MNGMNGRQTISSMILYVIMFIAAFLFLFPLLFVFLNSLKPLQEIISHPLSLPTKLVWSNYTNAWKIVNFPLLFKNTFIVTLFSLLGIILFATMVAWWHVRHPSRYSKILTTAIIMSILIPFASIMIPLVQVLGRIGINNTLFGAVLTYWGIGLAFAYFLMRGAVMALPAELEEAAKIDGYGTIPIFFTIVLPLLAPTMMSVLVMDGFWIWNDVMVPLIVINNHALSTIQLGINRLFGMYNSRWEVALPALVLSMIPILVVFIAAQKKIMAGILSGAVKG
- a CDS encoding ABC transporter substrate-binding protein, with protein sequence MKIAKGLCLVCFAAVLLSPLMAGGQADSSQASGGKTTIFLSQSKIEIDQALRDVTTRYSELHPNVEFVIESLSDNYTTSLRTKFAGGQAPDIFMILGGSELDLWQSRLEDLSDQPWVSDMVPLAKEGISAADGTVYGFPVSVEGYGYVYNKRLFAEAGITSVPKTFTELQRAVEKLKQAGIQPLAGTYMDWYQAGMFLVNMGIARQPDPLAFIQGLNDGSETFVGNEIFEEVANFILYDFSQCESPLNTGFNQQTALLFSESIAMTLGGNWLQPSIDSANPDMQVGLIPMPINDDVASNDKLYAGVTGYWVINKESPAKEEAKAFLTWLATSEEGRKAMTDQLLFIPAFTSFEANPDKVGALSSDLSRYASQGKVYGIYNSMYPAGGAEYFGNAVQKLVAGKLDVPGFLEELQTRWDQLKR
- a CDS encoding response regulator transcription factor encodes the protein MRNSVRFLVVDDHPVFRQGLVVLLSSNPRYEICGQAGTIEEALDICRDKLPDIALVDISLSHQNGLDLIHRFKSLDPDMPILIISMHDELVYAERALKSGASGYVMKQEAAAVMLDAVKTVLAGKIYVSPVMNERLLATVFGQREERDDLVNLLSDREFEVLEYIGQGYGASEISRILNLSVKTVNTYRDHIKEKMNFDTAAAIRRYAVKWWQSRRP
- a CDS encoding carbohydrate ABC transporter permease; amino-acid sequence: MGRGVRQNSIWEHLFFLGPATILFFVIVFVPFVTGFIHSFSDWNGITKELSFIGLENYKNIFTRQSDFLRTFWFTLRFAVVQVFLVMVIGVALAVVLVRPLKFRDALRASFYLPQTIGGLVLGFIWQFIFINGFPAFGTLFHLDFMQLPWLGTEETAFTALIIVSTWQNVGYVMVIMTAALMGISRDVLESAEIDGAGTFRTLFRIKLPICMPFITVALFWSTANVFKMFELNLSLTKGGPYGSTVSMALGIYNDAFVKNRYGLASAESVIFFLIILIITSIQLLVTRKKEEAYA